In Oryza sativa Japonica Group chromosome 11, ASM3414082v1, the following are encoded in one genomic region:
- the LOC107276407 gene encoding F-box/LRR-repeat protein At1g52650, giving the protein MPEKFTNEGNKKVVMADGADHISALPDELLQYLLSFIPSREAVQTCVLSQRWRHQWKYVPALRINDVDSFYSVQQLNKFVHHLLLHRKRTPLYVCELDSFRNGEVAEWYQYAVSCEVEMLQVDTAHSADYCRLPEMAITSNHLTTLEFSGVQLGHISLDFSGCLKLEVLVMRGCKILVQKILSQSVRSLSITQCNFELNTRTHISAPSLISLELADILGWTPALERLPSLSTAFVRLDDRCEDYCLHSYYGDCGDQVSCGKYCTRFYDVHDDDCVLLGGLSNVTNLELITSPKVFIVRKDLLMRPTFSKLKTLLLNVSDADAGFGPLVYILRSSPVLEKLTLQLYEEPKAKIETDGSCNLEEQLVASKKLKVVEIKYSKIVVLCRVLQILNTCGVPRKKINIERTELWSFGSHFSFEQT; this is encoded by the exons ATGCCTGAGAAGTTTACAAATGAAGGAAACAAGAAAGTGGTCATGGCTGATGGGGCAGACCACATAAGCGCTCTCCCGGATGAGCTCCTCCAATACCTGCTCTCCTTCATTCCATCACGTGAGGCCGTGCAGACGTGTGTGCTCTCCCAGCGTTGGCGCCACCAATGGAAGTATGTGCCTGCCCTTCGAATAAACGACGTCGACAGTTTCTACAGTGTTCAGCAGCTGAACAAGTTTGTCCACCACCTTCTGCTGCACCGCAAACGGACTCCTCTGTATGTATGTGAGCTTGATTCTTTTCGCAATGGGGAAGTTGCAGAATGGTACCAATATGCTGTATCATGTGAAGTTGAGATGCTTCAGGTAGACACTGCCCATTCAGCTGATTATTGTCGATTACCCGAGATGGCTATCACCTCCAACCACTTGACAACACTAGAATTTAGTGGTGTGCAGCTGGGGCATATCTCTCTAGATTTTTCAGGTTGCCTGAAATTGGAGGTATTAGTGATGCGCGGGTGTAAAATCTTGGTGCAGAAGATATTGTCCCAATCAGTTAGAAGTTTGAGCATAACTCAGTGCAATTTTGAGCTCAATACTCGCACTCATATTTCAGCTCCTAGTCTTATTTCTTTAGAACTTGCTGATATTCTGGGCTGGACTCCTGCACTTGAGAGATTGCCATCATTATCAACAGCATTTGTCAGGCTGGATGATCGTTGTGAAGACTATTGCTTACACAGTTACTATGGGGATTGTGGCGATCAAGTTTCATGTGGAAAATACTGCACTAGATTCTATGATGTCCATGATGATGATTGTGTGCTTCTTGGTGGTCTGTCGAACGTCACCAATTTAGAGTTGATAACTTCACCTAAAGTG TTCATTGTCAGAAAGGATTTGCTTATGCGCCCAACGTTTAGCAAGCTAAAAACATTATTGCTTAATGTTTCGGATGCGGATGCTGGCTTCGGCCCATTGGTTTACATTTTGAGGAGCTCTCCAGTACTAGAGAAGCTTACTCTTCAACTGTATGAG GAACCAAAAGCTAAGATAGAAACAGATGGAAGCTGCAACCTAGAGGAGCAATTGGTGGCATCCAAGAAACTGAAAGTAGTTGAAATCAAATATTCGAAAATTGTAGTGCTTTGCAGAGTTTTACAGATTCTCAACACTTGTGGTGTACCTCGCAAGAAAATTAACATTGAACGTACGGAGTTGTGGTCTTTTGGAA GTCATTTCAGTTTCGAGCAGACTTAA